From Rhododendron vialii isolate Sample 1 chromosome 7a, ASM3025357v1:
GAAATAGCAACCAAGTGCCCTTTAAAGAGCCCCTCGACCACTGGCTAGCTTTAAATGCAGGAACAGTTACACGACATGCCTTTATTTAAACAAATGCCACGACCGTCGGAGACATTACACAACATAATCTAAAAGCTAAACAGAGCCAAATAGTATAAATTTTAGGTATTAACCAGCGGTAATTTCACCATGTAGCTCATGAAAATTCCACTAAAGGCACCTCCAGCCCTAACGCAAGTCTTCGACTAACCCTGGAAAAGAGGCACAAAATACAGTCCACTCCTATTCAAACTCCGATAAGAATGACTTCAGTGATTTTTTCACTCAAACAAAGAGGGAAATTTTTACCCAAACTTATGCCTAAATTTGGACTTTGTCACTGGAGTGCTTCctatcaaattaaaattttgactaAATCTCTTTCGCAAATTAACTAGAAGTTTCAGCAAAGGCCCGGAAATGGCAGACCTAGGAGGTAAACATTCAATGTAGCATGTAAAAAAACATTAGTAAATGACACACGAATACACTTTCTAACCCCAAGCCAAGGGTTGGCCTAGTGTTCAACGCATGGATGATGGAACTTAAGGGGTGTGCTTTCATCCTAAGGTTTCAGGTTCAATCTTTTAGGTGGTATCAACTTTTTGAGGCCAGTCCACAGAGAGCTTTTGCTCTCGCTTTAATTGGAACCCCGCAAGTGGTTGATGGGATTAGTCCCCAGAATCAATTGAGATGCACGTAAACTGGCCGGACACGTGagatatcaaaaaaataaattaaaaaaatacactcactcTAAATATGCATAGAAATTCAAGAAAAGGCCAAGAAGCAGACCTTGAAACCCTTTCCCAATGGTGGTACCAGAAACATCAACCAAATCCCCTTCTTTAAACACCTCCTCCACAGCCAGCCTCTGGTTGGGCTCAAACCCACCAACCTCCAGAAGCCTAAACTCCTGCAAGTGGCGCAGCGGGATGACGCCCGATTTCTTGAGGTGACCCATCTCGGGCTTGGTCAGCTTCCTGTCCCGGACCCTCCTGTAGCCGAGCTGGACCGCGTTGTAGCCGTCGGTGGCCTCGGTCTTGACCTGGGTCACGATGTTTCCCTCGCGGAAACCCACCACGGTCACGGGCACGACGACGCCATTGGGCTCGAAGTAGGTCATCATGCCGAGCTTGGTGCCCATCACGCCGATCCCGGCCTCCATTGACATGCGGATTGGGGGGAATTTTGTGGGTCTTGGCTGGGGTTTGGTGGTGacgaaggaggaggaggagtggcGGAGGGAAAAGGCGTGGTGGGTGCGAGGTCGTAGGGAGGGTAGCGAAACGGTGGCCATTATCCACACTGGTTGTAGCCAAGGTGGacgtggaggaggaggaggagagggagctTTGAGCTTTCTTTCTTATCCACACTGGTTTGGGAGTTCTAGTGCACCTTGGAATAGGATGGTAAAACTTTACTGTACCTCATCAAAAGgaaattgttaaatttctacactcattttttttctttaaataaaTTGGATCACTTCGTGCATGAATCCCTTCCATTAGAGATATAAATGAAGTGGACCGTTTGCGAATTGTTTGAGGCTCGTCTCGATAGGGTCTCTCTTGAATTTGATTCGTCTATTAAAAACATTCGGCTCGATTAATTTCACAAACTTGGTTCAAATGTAGATAATGGGAAAATATTAGGCATATGTTTGGGGAATGTTATGCCTTCTCGTGTGAAATGTTACTGTTTGTTTTGGCAGATGTTATGTCTTTTTTATGGTTAGGGGTGCATATGGTATGCGTCTTTATAATTGTTACACCTATTATGGTAAAATGTTACGTCTCTTTTGATGAAATGTTACACATTTTATGGTGAAAATATTATATCCCTTTTTGGTAAATGTTATAGGATGCATATCATTCATCGCAAATAGAGTGTGTGTAAACTTGACCcataaataatatttctttTGAGATTCATTCACAAATATGGTAATGTAGGTGCATATCATATATCCccaaagtgtattttttttttcccctacaaGGGGACCCCAAAAGTTGTTAACAAAGAGAATTGAACCCAAACATACTAAAATTCGACTCAACTCAACTCTTGCTGTCCCACCTTAGGTCCTTTGTTTCAAATGAGTAATTAAGAAAGAGCTTCGATCATTTGCGTGAAACTCAAATATCGGAAtcagttgattttttatggggaCTCTTAAAAACCTATTTTAAACTAATTGAACGGCTCCGACCGTTTGCGTGAAACTCCGATTACTGTTGTGCAAAaaatgtgtcaacttttgtgaATAGAAACGGCCCCATAAatcaataaaataataaaagcaaTTAGTAATATCCTTTCATGTGGGTTGGTAATACTAGCATCACACCAGCCTAGTTTCCCCAGCAATTGTTACTTGTTTGAGGTGAGCATGAATTGTAGAGATATTTACTTAGGCTATGTCAACATGCCGAGTATTTCAATACACAGAGTAGTTTTATTTCAATGTTTTCATTAATTCACTATATTTGAAATTTCATTTGATAGAGTCAAGCATTTTCTTATTTAATGGAATGAGTTCGAAATCTAGGATTCCCACGCACGAGGATGGTGAGGAATCAGATTCCTTCTTAGCATAGGAATGTGGTTCATGGTTGAATATGCATGTCATCATGAATCACATTCTTATTCCAGTTAGTTACCACATAGGAATCATGAAAGTATAACATTACATTATCATTCTTTCTCAAATTACTGTAATCCAAACATAGTTCTAGGTGATTGAAAAGCTCATGGAGGTGATGTAATTTCGCATAGGTCAAGGGTACTAATGTCGTCCCGCCAAATTTCTGGGGAGCTTGGTGTAATTCACCACccttttgaatttgtaaaagggtaaaatcgTAAAAGAAGAGCTACaaagaggggggaaaaaaagtttATAAGTACaagccaaaataataaaagttacATAAATACATACccgacaaaaaagaaaataagcttGAAAATTTCAATATTATAATCGTAAAGAAACGTAGCAAAGCTTTGTCATGAATGAACGATTCACTTCATCACTTTTATTTAACATGCGCAGATACAAAGATCACAAAACACATAGAACAAAACATACGCCTCCCTGTAAACAACCACCAGCTAGCTCCACCCGACAAAGACCTTTTATCTGTTAAGTAAAAAGAAATGATGTATTATTGTTTGTCTTCAATTATAACCCTAgcatgcctttatataggctacaatGTTTTTGGTCACTAAGAAATTTAAACTGGCATATTTTACGCATAAACTAAGTTAAATGCTAATAATAGGTTTTCTTTCTAATTATGTCACAAAAAAGACTACAaggaactatatatataaaataaatatgaacGGGTGCGTGGTATCTGTAGGATGGATGGTCTCTACTGATATATAGAGACACAATCCTAACTACCCCATCCTAACTATCTCATCCCCCCTTTGGGTTTGCTTgttgaactctctctctctctctctcctcatttccAATGCCTACCTTTCTCCTCCTCACCGTagccctcctcctcctctgccccaccaccaccaccgcccccTCTCCCAGCACCACCATCGCCCCCccttccaccacctccactGGTAGCAGCGACCATACCCACCCCGACCACTTCCCGCCGGCAAGATCGTCATAATTGGAATCGTCGTTCTTATCGCATCTTAGCCAATGCTTGTTTTGGCGATAGTTACAGTTATATTACTTCGTAGTGTATGTCGGACCACTTGCTGAAGCCCGAGAGGTGGCAGTTGCTGCCTCGCTGGGGAGGATATTGCGGTGGCCAGTCCCCCACCGGATCGTCCCGCGCCGAGCCGAGGAGGCTTGATCAGGTGACTTGgattttgtctctctctctctctctcttgatcaaTTTGGGGTTTAAGAAGATGTGTGACATTGGTACAccgttgtaatttttttttgttttttatgcaTTTGCAGGTACTCAATATAGCAGTCAACGATTTAACCAGGATGCGATATATAGGAATATGATAGAAGTTGAAAAGAAATCCAGGATTCAATATATAGGAATATTCACCCTTTGACGGTCATCCTCTGTTATATGATAGATGGAAGTTGTCCCATTGTAACTAATTTCAACACATCTTAATCCAAAGCATTACGAGATGTACACAGTAGAAGTTTTTCAAAGTTGAGTGGATTCACGTGAACCCACTGTATTCTACATAGCGTCTATGAAAAACCAATTGTGTAGTTTAAGTGAACTCCAAAATCTTAACCCAAGACACTACCAAAGGAGTATACCATTAATGACATATTATTTGAAAAACGTGGCACGAGCACGGTAATAGCATGAAAAAAGCACGGGCACAACAACAACATGAAAAAACATAGACAAGTGAATACCGAGGCCTTCCAGGATTGGAGGCCCTAGGCACTTAGTCTTAATGTCCTAGTACGTGCCTTAGGAACTTAGTCTTAATGTTCGTTGGGGTTTTACTCTGTTTCGTGTATAGTTTGTCATTTAGTTGTTGTTCTTTTGTGTGAAAAGCCACGTGGTCGTGTTAATTCGGGCTCACTTCAGGTGTCGTTCCGGGGTGGGGCATGGCAACCGAAATCGTAGCAAACAAAGCATGGAataataggtttttttttaatctaattaTGTCACCAAAAAGATTACAAGgaactaaacaaaaataaatatgaacGGGTGCGTGAGTATCTGTAGGATCCATCCCCCCTTTGTCAGGGGTGTCTCTACCTATCAGCAGAATCTAAATCCACACCTCTCACCATACCAAAAATAACCCATACAACAGTAAGACAAAAATAACACAAAGATCAAATTGAACAAGCTGCCCAGACGCATATTTTCACATTCATTCACATGCGTGTTGTACCAGAAGGCAAAAACCAATCTAAACTCGCATATTTTACGCATAAATTGAGTTAAATGCTAATAATAGATTTTCTATCTAATTATGTCACCAAAAAGACTACAAAGActtatatatacaaaaataaatatgaacGGGTGCGTGGTATCTGTAGGATGGATGGTCTCTGCTGATATATAGAGACACAATCCTAACTACCCCATCCCCCCTTTGGGTTTGCTTACAATAGTGAACTGCTGAACACTATCCTTTTCTCTCCTCCTATTTTCCAATGCctaccctcctcctcctcaccgCAGGCCCCCTCCTCCTCTGcccaatcaccaccaccaccgcccccCCTCCCAGCACCACCATCGCCCCCCCttccaccatcaccatcaatcTCCCTCCATCTCCTCCTTCCAGGACGTTGCTACGGTGGCAGCGGCGACCATACTTACCCGACCACTTTCCGCCGGCAAGATCGTCATAATTGAAATCGTCGTTCTTATCGCATCTTCGCCGACGCTTGTTTTGGCGATAGTTACAGTTATATTACTCGTAGTGTATGTGGGACCACTTGCTCAAGATAGTTAAAGTTATATTACTCGTAGTGTATGTGGGACCACTTGCTCAAGCCCGATAAGTGGCAGATGCTGCCTTGCTGGGGAGGATATTGCGGTGGTCAGTCCCCCCACTGGGTCGTCCCGCGCCGAGCCGAGGAGCGCCAAGCCGAGGAGGCTTGATCAGGTAacttggactctctctctctctctctctctctctctctctctcgatctctcgatcgatcgattCGGGGTTTAAGAAGATGTGTGACATTGGTACACAGttgtaatttttcttatttttttatgcatttGCAGGGATTCAATATAGCAGTCAACGATTTAATCAGGATGCGATATATAGGAATATGATAGCAGTTGAAAAGGAATCCAGGATGCAATATATAGGAATATGCACCCTTTGACGGTCATCCTCTGTTACATGATAGATGGAAGTTGTCCCATTGTAACTAATTTCAACACAACTCAATCCAAAGCATTACGAGATGTACACAGTAGAAGTTTTTCAAAGTTGAGTGCATTCACATGAACCCACTGTATTCTACATAGCGTCTATGAAAAATCAATTGTGTAGTTTAAGTGAACTCTAAAATCTTAATACAAAATACTACCAAAGGAGTTTACCATTAACGACATAATATTTGAAAAACGTGGCACGAGCacagtaatagcacaaaaaaagaaagggcaCGAAAAAAGCACGGGCACGACAACAACACGAAAAAATATAAAGCATAAATACATAGACAAGCGAACACCGAGGCCTTCCAGAATTGGAGGCCCTAGGCACTTAGTCTTATTGTCCTAGTACATGTCCTAGGCACTTAGTGTTAATGTCCGCTAGGGTTTTACTCTGTTTTGTGTATTACTCGTAGTGTATGTGGGACCACTTGCTCAAGATAGTTACAGTTATATTACTCGTAGTGTATGTGAGACCGCTTGCTCAAGCCCAATAGGTGGCAGATGCTACCTTGCTAGGGAGGATATTGCGGTGGTCAGCCCCCCCACTGGGTCGTCCCGCGCCGAGCCGAGGAGCGCCAAGCCGAGGAGGCTTGATCAGGTAActtggattctctctctctctctctctctctctctctctctctctcaattcggGGTTTAAGAAGATGTGTGACATTGGTACACagttgtaatttttcttgtttttttatgcATTTGCGGGGATTCAATATAGCAGTCAACAATTTAATCAGGATGGgatatctctattataaaacagaagggtgtggggacaagttgttagaatggttgagattgaattGATCCAATGGATGAGATGAGATTTCCCTTTTATTAAATTGTCTAGCCTTTTCATTTAATTACAAAATTGCCACCGATCAAAATTACACCCTCTTTCAAATTTGGAACTCTACTGCAATAGCATTCTCCTtcgtcttctctctctttctcgacACTCTCATTGGTGTCACCGGCAAAATCCACTAGCATCGATCCTCAAGTCTGGGTTAAAAGCTATGTTTTGAAGGTAATTTGGGAAAACCAGACCTTCAAACCAGTTTTTTTATTCTATCGTGCATACCCAGTTGAAGCATTTACTTTACTACCTCACTCATTTTCCCCTTTATATTTTTCCAGGTAttgctctctttcttttcatttgttgGGTGTCTTGATGGTgattccaaaatccaaatcaacgGTATCGACCCATTAGATGTTTTCACCCTTTACAGTATGGAGACTTTTCTTTGTTGTAGTTGTAATTCCGTTATTGAAATTGCCTATTTAAAACGTAAAAAAAGTGGGTGTGACGGAGCTTTTCTGTGGTGATGCAAAGAGGTAGGAGGCGGAACTCCGTGCCAAAAACCCATGTGACTCTGTACGGAGGGGTTTTGTgcggaggttttttttttaaacatttttgcTATGCATATTCATTAGAAGCTAAATTATTCATTAGATTGTAGAGTGGATGGATTTGTTTGCTTTCACTTCTTCATCTTTTTGTATTAGGTTCTTTTTGTATCTCTATTATAAACACAATgatgtggggacaagttgttcgAATGACTGAGATTGATTTGATTCAAGGGTTGAGAGGTATTCTATTCATTTGATTAAAGTGTCCACATCCCACACATGTATTACAACATTGCCATTAGATCCAACGTCCCATCCGGCCAGAAAGCAGAAGAAGAGTTGAAGAAGCAacggagacagagagagagaaggtgagaaAGTCTGAGAAGTCCTAGAAAGGAAAGGAGTACTTTGAGAAAGCGGAGATCGTGAGGTGGAATTACGGCGAGGGCAAATGGGGTAGTGGAGGTGGTTGTGAGGCATATGGCGGAGTACTTCAAGAAAGCGGCGGCAGCCGGCAAGCAAGTATTCGAGATGCTGAGGGCTAGGTGTGTTCAGTTTCAAACAATTGAAGAGTAAGCCCTTTTCTTCCTAAATTCATCATAAATTATTGTCTTTGTTTTTTGCCAGTCAGTCACTCACACAATCTCttctaattttttgttaattttcttttgcaaagtTAATCgttttctctcttctcaattTTGGGTGTAGATCTAAGACTTGGATTGACTGACCAAACTCGGCAATGGGAATTCACTGTCCTCAGTAACAGACTCTctgtcaattttcttttgcaaagtTAATCGTTTCCTTCCTTTGGTTAGTGTTTTTGATGTTAGTGTTGTTTGGAGAATTGttggtagtgccgtaggcacggacaatgCTCTAGATTCTTTGTacatcaagaaaagaagagtttTGTTCCTTTTTGTATTTAGGTACTATAATCAATTAGAATGAACATAGGTTTTGTTTTGGTCAGAAGAATCCAATCTTAATGAAACCGGTGCAATATGTTCTTAGAGGAGTTGGTGATCATTTCATACTTCAAACTATTTCTTTGTATCACGTTAATTTCAAGCAATTTGGGCCACTATCAAGATTTAAAGGGTAATTCTAATTCCAATCGaggtgggtagtgccgtaggcacgggcaaacactagtATAGGAATATGATAGGAGTTGAAAAGGAATCCAGGATGCAATATATAGGAATATGCACCCTTTGACGGTCATCCTCTGTTACATGATAGATGGAAGTTGTCCCATTTTAACTAATTTCAACACAACTCAATCCAAAGCATTACGAGATGTACACAATAGAAGTTTTTCAAAGTTGAGTGGATTCACATGAACCCACTATATTCAACATAGCGTCTATGAAAAATCAATTGTGTAGTTTAAGTGAACTCTAAAATCTTAACACAAAATACTACCAAAGGAGTATACCATTAACGACATAATATTTGAAAAACGTGGTACGAGCACGGTaatggcacaaaaaaaaaagaaagggcacGAAAAAAGCACGGGCACGACAACAGCACGAAAAAATataaagcataaaaacataGACAAGCGAACACCGAGGCCTTCCAGAATTTGGAGGCCCTAGGCACTTAGTCTTATTGTCCTAGTACATGTCCTAGGCACTTAGTGTTAATGTCCGCTAGGGttttactctattttttgtatTACTCGTAGTGTATGTGGGACCACTTGCTCAAGATAGTTACAGTTATATTACTCGTAGTGTATGTGGGACCGCTTGCTCAAGCCCAATAGGTGGCAGATGCTGCCTTGTTGGGGAGGATATTGCGGTGGTCAGTCCCCCAACTGGGTTGTCCCGCGCCGAGCCGAGGAGGCTTGATCAGGTAacttggactctctctctctctctctctctctctctcgattcgGGGTTTAAGAAGATGTGTGACATTGGTACACTGTTgtaatttttattgtttttttatgcGTTTGCAGGGATTCAATATAGCAGTCAACGATTTAATCAGGATGCGATATATAAGAATATGATAGGAGTTGAAAAGGAATCCAGGATGCAACATATAGGAATATGCATCCTTTGACGGTCATCCTCTGTTACATGATAGATGGAAGTTGTCCCATTGTAACTAATTTCAACACAACTCAATCCAAAGCATTACGAGATGTACACAGTAGAAGTTTTTCAAAGTTGAGTGGATTCACATGAACCCACTGTATTCTACATAGCGTCTATGAAAAAACAATTGTGTAGTTTAAGTGAACCCTAAAATCTTAACACAAAATACTACCAAAGGAGTATACCATTAACGACATAATATTTGGAAAACGTGGTACGAGCAcggtaatagcacaaaaaaaagaaagggcacGAAAAAAGCACGGGCACGACAACAGCACGAAAATATATAAAGCATAAATACATAGACAAGCGAACACCGAGGCCTTCCCGAATTGGAGGCCCTAGGCACTTAGTCTTATTGTCCTAGTACATGTCCTAGGCACTTAGTCTTAATGTCCGCTAGGGTTTTACTCTGTTTTGTGTATTACTCGGAGTGTATGTGGGACCACTTGCTCAAGATAGATACAGTTATATTACTCGTAGTGTATGTGGGACCGCTTGCTCAAGCCCGATAGGTGGCAGATGCTGCCTTGCTGGGGAGGATTTTGCGGTGGTCAGTCCCCCCACTGGGTTGTCCCGCGCCTAGCCGAGGAGCGCCGAGCCGAGAATGCTTGATCAGGTAActtggattctctctctctctctctctctctctctctcgattcgGGGTTTAAGAAGATGTGTGACATTGGTACACAGTAgtaagttttcttatttttttttatgcatttgcAGGGATTCAATATAGCAGTCAACGATTTAATCAAGATGCGATATATAGGAATATGATAGGAGTTGAAAAGGAATCCAGGATGCAATATATAGGAATATGCACCGTTTGACGGTCATCCTCTGTTACATGATAGATGGAAGTTGTCCCATTGTAACTAATTTCAACACAACTAAATCCAAAGCATTACGAGATGTACATAGTAGAAGTTTTTCAAAGTTGAGTGGATTCACATGAACCCACTGTATTCTACATAGCGTCTATGAAAAATCAATTGTGTAGTTTAAGTGAACTCTAAAATCTTAACACAAAATACTACCAAAGGAGTATACCATTAACGACATAATATTTGAAAAACGTGGCACGAGCAcggtaatagcacaaaaaaaaaaaagggcacgAAAAAAGCACGGGCACGACAACAGCACGAAAATATATAAAGCACAAATACAGAAAAAAGCGAACACCGAGGCCTTCATGAATTGGAGGCCCTAGGTACTTAGTCTTATTGTCCTAGTACATGTTCTAGGCACTTAGTCTTAATGTCCGATAGGGTTTTACTCTGTTTTGTGTATTACTCGTAGTGTATGTGGGACCACTTGCTCAAGATAGTTACAGTTATATTACTCGTAATGTATGTGAGACCGCTTGCTCAAGCCCGATAGGTGGAAGATGCTGCCTTGCTGGGGAGGATATTGCGGTGGTCAGTCCGCCCACTAGGTCGTCCCGCGCCAAGCCGAGGAGCGCCAAGCCGAGGTGGCTTGATCAGGTAAcctagattctctctctctctctctctctc
This genomic window contains:
- the LOC131334231 gene encoding large ribosomal subunit protein uL3c — encoded protein: MATVSLPSLRPRTHHAFSLRHSSSSFVTTKPQPRPTKFPPIRMSMEAGIGVMGTKLGMMTYFEPNGVVVPVTVVGFREGNIVTQVKTEATDGYNAVQLGYRRVRDRKLTKPEMGHLKKSGVIPLRHLQEFRLLEVGGFEPNQRLAVEEVFKEGDLVDVSGTTIGKGFQGGIKRHHFRRGPMTHGSHSHREPGSIGAGTTPGRVFPGKKMPGRMGGTKRKIRKLRIVKIDPELRIVMIKGAVPGKPGNLLRIAPAKIVGENIPKN